In Quercus lobata isolate SW786 chromosome 12, ValleyOak3.0 Primary Assembly, whole genome shotgun sequence, a genomic segment contains:
- the LOC115970371 gene encoding uncharacterized protein LOC115970371: MPSISGKIKKCGERLVEWSKHSVGNIRKLLEEKTKELIKAELVAASGVESNMVRVIQAEVNELLERECLMWQQRARNLFLKSGDRNTRYFHQKVSHRYKRNKILGLKNNNGAWCTSDQQIKEIAVSFYERLLTSSHPSAMDAVLEAIEPKVTDSMNQELLRGFTREEIDLALKNMEPLKAPGPDGMPPIFFQSFWSVIGDKVSYAILDCLNNCHIPPDLNHTFVTLIPKVKCPELILEFRPISLCNVVYKLMSKVLANRLKKLLPLLVSENQSAFQEGKMITDNILMAFETCHYMKHHQSGKTGTIHPSRGIRQGDPLTPYLFLLCTEGLHRATNQECQAIQQILVAYEEAFGQQLNRSKTTLFFSKNVPQAMQEDIITMLGVSEVKQYERGGMGFRELEKFNVALLAKQVWRLASDHDSLYSRFFKAKYYPNGSIFDVRENVGSYAWKSILKGRDVIRRGMKWRIGDGSLVRIYQDKWLPGCDHGGITSPIVDIAPDATVYILIDHELCNGEGMRDGVYSVKSGYKLLMELDEVNEPAVNVTFVNELKSTWNAIWKLQVPISK, from the exons ATGCCATCAATTTCGGGCAAGATCAAGAAGTGTGGGGAGAGGCTGGTAGAATGGAGTAAACACTCGGTTGGAAATATAAGGAAACTGTTGGAggaaaaaaccaaagagttGATTAAGGCTGAGTTAGTAGCAGCCAGTGGGGTAGAAAGCAATATGGTGCGTGTGATTCAGGCGGAGGTTAATGAGTTGCTTGAGAGGGAATGTCTGATGTGGCAACAAAGAGCTAGGAATCTATTCCTTAAGTCCGGGGATCGTAACACGCGTTACTTTCATCAAAAGGTTTCTCATAGGTACAAGAGGAATAAGATTCTTGGTCTCAAGAACAATAATGGGGCTTGGTGTACTTCTGATCAGCAGATAAAGGAGATTGCAGTTAGCTTCTATGAGAGGTTGCTTACCTCTTCTCATCCTTCAGCCATGGATGCTGTTTTAGAGGCCATTGAACCTAAGGTGACGGACAGTATGAACCAGGAGCTTCTCAGGGGTTTTACTAGAGAGGAAATTGATTTAGCTCTCAAAAATATGGAGCCACTAAAAGCCCCAGGCCCGGATGGTATGCCTCCTATCTTCTTTCAATCCTTTTGGTCTGTGATTGGCGATAAGGTTTCCTATGCTATTCTTGATTGCCTTAATAATTGTCATATTCCACCTGACTTAAACCACACTTTTGTTACACTTATCCCTAAAGTTAAATGCCCTGAACTCATTTTAGAATTTAGACCCATTAGtttgtgtaatgttgtttacaAATTAATGTCAAAAGTTCTAGCTAATCGTTTGAAGAAGCTGTTGCCTTTATTAGTGTCAGAGAATCAGAGTGCTTTTCAGGAAGGAAAGATGATCACTGATAATATCTTGATGGCTTTTGAAACTTGTCATTACATGAAGCATCATCAATCAGGGAAGACAG GTACCATTCATCCTAGTAGAGGTATTAGACAAGGGGATCCTCTCACTCCTTATCTGTTTCTCCTCTGCACTGAAGGCCTTCATAG GGCTACTAATCAAGAGTGCCAGGCTATCCAACAGATCCTTGTGGCTTATGAGGAAGCTTTTGGGCAACAGCTAAACAGATCAAAAACTACtctattttttagtaaaaatgtCCCTCAGGCGATGCAAGAGGATATTATTACAATGCTGGGTGTGTCGGAGGTCAAGCAGTATGAGAG GGGTGGTATGGGTTTCCGTGAGTTGGAGAAGTTCAATGTTGCTTTGTTGGCTAAACAAGTATGGAGATTGGCTTCCGACCATGATTCACTATATTCTAGATTTTTCAAAGCCAAATATTATCCAAACGGGTCAATCTTTGATGTTAGGGAGAATGTGGGTTCTTATGCATGGAAAAGCATCCTTAAGGGGCGTGATGTTATTAGAAGGGGTATGAAGTGGAGGATTGGAGATGGTTCTTTAGTCCGGATCTATCAAGACAAATGGCTTCCAGGTTGTGACCATGGTGGCATCACCTCTCCTATAGTGGATATTGCCCCGGATGCCACGGTCTACATTCTTATTGACCATGAGCTATGCAATGGAGAGGGGATGAG AGATGGGGTTTACTCGGTGAAGTCGGGGTATAAATTGCTTATGGAGTTGGATGAAGTCAACGAGCCAGCAGTTAATGTGACCTTTGTAAATGAGTTGAAGAGTACGTGGAATGCCATTTGGAAGCTACAAGTTCCAATTTCCAAATAG